A genomic segment from Paenibacillus sp. FSL K6-1096 encodes:
- a CDS encoding RsfA family transcriptional regulator: protein MTAVRQDAWSAEDDLILAEITLRHIREGSTQLAAFEEVGEKIGRTSAACGFRWNSCVRKSYEDAIGIAKSQRQKRSYLKKQPASRGAQVAGLVLGDLEEDYSRSEGIGENSLSIDAVIRFLRQWKGTFQEAGRQLKMLERDLREKEDELAELRVENERLSKEVNLAQSDYRVVNDDYKALIQIMDRARRLAFLNEEDEEKTRFKMDANGNLERIE, encoded by the coding sequence ATGACAGCCGTTAGACAGGATGCTTGGAGTGCGGAAGATGATCTGATATTGGCAGAAATCACACTGCGTCATATCCGGGAAGGCAGCACACAGCTTGCTGCTTTTGAAGAGGTGGGTGAAAAAATTGGCAGAACCTCCGCAGCCTGCGGGTTCCGCTGGAACAGCTGTGTCCGCAAAAGCTATGAGGATGCCATTGGGATTGCCAAAAGCCAGCGGCAGAAACGGAGTTATCTGAAGAAACAGCCCGCATCCCGGGGGGCGCAGGTGGCCGGACTTGTTCTTGGTGACCTTGAAGAAGACTACAGCCGCAGTGAGGGCATAGGCGAGAACAGCCTGTCCATCGATGCAGTAATCCGGTTTTTGAGACAGTGGAAGGGCACCTTCCAGGAGGCCGGCCGCCAGCTTAAGATGCTGGAGCGGGATTTGCGCGAGAAGGAAGATGAGCTGGCTGAGCTAAGAGTGGAGAATGAACGTTTATCCAAGGAAGTGAATCTCGCCCAGAGCGATTACCGTGTGGTCAATGACGATTACAAGGCACTAATCCAGATTATGGACCGTGCCCGCAGATTGGCTTTTCTCAATGAAGAGGATGAAGAGAAGACCCGATTTAAAATGGACGCAAATGGAAACCTGGAGCGGATCGAATAG
- a CDS encoding DUF2626 domain-containing protein, translated as MDRMFRVLGFFTLAIGLMAFAGDLTEMALLFFLQTAFFVILGYMKFTERTYILLFWGYMIVTFTGFSYWTIFEMGLPL; from the coding sequence TTGGACCGCATGTTTCGTGTATTGGGCTTTTTCACACTTGCCATAGGACTTATGGCTTTTGCCGGAGATCTTACGGAGATGGCGCTGTTGTTCTTTTTGCAGACCGCTTTTTTTGTGATTCTGGGCTACATGAAATTTACCGAAAGAACCTATATCCTGCTGTTCTGGGGATACATGATTGTAACGTTCACAGGCTTCAGCTACTGGACGATCTTCGAGATGGGCTTGCCGCTGTAA
- a CDS encoding extracellular solute-binding protein, which produces MLKRKNYWLLFAVLLLALTSLSPSMELDTDGGTYPPRQPPDQSERPPSGEAGEIQSLTIRVSLNSSDFSVLEQISKNYSLSTGVSVELKNTGTEDEATKVRQELTVGASPDIVMLDGHSIYDLASRGYLLPVDIYQSAPGTTPLAMLIPQMQWNGYNWGVPLDIDPYVLVYSPQRLAGLGLPAAPASLEQWNTLLAQLKNEPGKDTYLLSVDTRNPYGIAAVLQSMGSGLQSAGLAQAQWLEAARSDFYLTSRYNANIWELLQDGKLAVAAVPLSEWKAHGNSTLAVQAPGKQEGKAGYEMINSRFFALPAQAGNPEAAVRWLAYVTSRSAQLEWLKNTDRLPALDELYRSELPEMEHLPVPAGWFLAEGNAPRAGSEGGWKARAEAALGLLTGKLDAAGYEAAVSASSE; this is translated from the coding sequence GTGCTGAAACGCAAAAATTACTGGCTGCTGTTTGCCGTTCTGCTTCTTGCGCTGACGAGCCTGTCGCCAAGCATGGAGCTGGATACAGATGGCGGCACTTATCCGCCAAGACAGCCGCCCGACCAGTCGGAGCGTCCTCCTTCGGGTGAAGCAGGCGAGATTCAGAGCCTGACGATCCGTGTCTCCCTGAACAGCAGCGATTTCAGTGTTCTGGAACAGATCAGCAAGAATTATTCCTTATCTACCGGGGTCAGCGTGGAGCTGAAGAATACAGGGACAGAGGACGAGGCCACGAAGGTACGGCAGGAATTAACGGTCGGGGCCAGTCCCGATATTGTCATGCTTGACGGACACAGCATCTACGACCTGGCATCCCGCGGGTATCTGCTGCCTGTAGATATCTATCAGAGCGCACCGGGCACTACGCCGCTGGCGATGCTGATTCCGCAGATGCAGTGGAACGGATATAACTGGGGGGTGCCGCTGGATATCGACCCTTACGTGCTGGTCTATTCCCCGCAGCGGCTCGCCGGACTGGGCTTGCCGGCAGCGCCGGCCAGTCTGGAGCAGTGGAATACACTGCTGGCACAATTGAAGAATGAACCCGGAAAGGATACATACCTGCTGTCGGTCGATACGCGGAACCCTTATGGTATAGCCGCTGTGCTGCAGAGTATGGGCAGCGGGCTGCAGTCCGCCGGACTGGCGCAGGCGCAGTGGCTGGAGGCGGCCCGCAGTGATTTTTATCTGACCAGCCGCTATAACGCGAATATCTGGGAGCTGCTGCAGGATGGGAAGCTTGCTGTGGCTGCCGTGCCGCTCTCCGAATGGAAGGCGCACGGGAATTCGACGCTGGCGGTGCAGGCGCCGGGGAAGCAGGAGGGGAAGGCAGGGTATGAGATGATTAACAGCCGCTTCTTTGCCTTGCCGGCACAAGCCGGGAATCCGGAAGCAGCCGTCCGGTGGCTGGCGTATGTCACTTCCCGCAGTGCCCAGCTGGAATGGCTGAAGAATACAGACCGCCTGCCTGCGCTGGATGAGCTGTACCGTTCGGAGCTGCCGGAGATGGAGCATCTGCCCGTTCCGGCCGGATGGTTCCTGGCAGAAGGGAACGCCCCCCGGGCAGGCTCGGAGGGTGGGTGGAAGGCCAGGGCGGAAGCTGCGCTTGGCTTACTTACGGGCAAGCTGGACGCTGCCGGGTATGAAGCGGCGGTCAGCGCTTCCTCAGAATGA
- a CDS encoding PhoH family protein has protein sequence MKKIFVLDTNVLLHDPNSIFAFKANEVVIPAVVLEEIDSKKRNADEIGRNARTVSRLLDGLREQGHLHSGVVLEHGGTLKVELNHRSFVKVQEMFGEVSNDNRILAVALNYLHEENEKAEPRPVVLVSKDVLVRIKADVLGITPEDYLSDRTGDLNELYSGCQSLMVHPSLIDEYYSHRFLNLKQLALSYPLYPHEFAIVKDEMGSGKSALLKVNSDATKLEPLYLGNDAVWGISARNAQQRMALELLLNDDIPLVTITGKAGTGKTLLALAAGLFKVEDEHKYKKLLIARPVVPMGKDIGYLPGEKDEKLRPWMQPIYDNLEFLFDTKKAGDIDKILMGLGSIQVEALTYIRGRSIPSQFIIIDEAQNLSRHEVKTIVSRAGEGSKVILMGDPEQIDHPYLDAASNGLSYIVEKFKQQGISGHITLEKGERSHLAQLAADLL, from the coding sequence ATGAAAAAGATATTCGTACTGGACACCAACGTGCTGCTGCACGATCCCAATTCGATTTTTGCTTTCAAGGCGAATGAAGTGGTCATTCCTGCTGTAGTCCTGGAAGAAATCGACTCCAAAAAGCGTAATGCCGATGAAATCGGCCGCAACGCCCGAACCGTGTCACGATTGCTCGACGGTCTCCGCGAGCAGGGCCACCTGCACAGCGGTGTGGTGCTGGAGCATGGAGGCACGCTGAAGGTGGAGCTGAACCACCGCAGCTTCGTTAAGGTGCAGGAAATGTTCGGCGAGGTCTCCAACGACAACCGGATATTGGCTGTAGCGCTCAATTATCTCCACGAGGAGAATGAGAAGGCGGAACCCCGTCCTGTGGTACTTGTCAGTAAAGATGTACTCGTCCGTATCAAAGCGGATGTGCTTGGCATAACCCCGGAGGATTACCTGTCAGACCGCACCGGAGACCTCAATGAGCTCTACTCCGGCTGCCAGTCGCTGATGGTTCATCCTTCGCTGATTGATGAATATTACAGCCACCGTTTCCTGAATCTGAAGCAGCTGGCCTTGTCTTATCCGCTGTATCCGCATGAATTCGCGATCGTGAAGGATGAGATGGGCAGCGGCAAGTCCGCCCTGCTCAAGGTGAACAGCGATGCTACGAAGCTTGAGCCGCTGTATCTCGGCAACGATGCCGTATGGGGAATCAGTGCAAGAAACGCCCAGCAGCGGATGGCGCTTGAACTGCTGCTGAATGATGACATTCCGCTCGTAACCATTACAGGCAAGGCCGGTACCGGCAAGACGCTGCTGGCGCTGGCTGCCGGACTGTTCAAGGTAGAGGATGAGCATAAATACAAGAAGCTGCTGATTGCCCGCCCGGTTGTTCCGATGGGTAAGGATATCGGATATTTGCCGGGAGAGAAGGATGAGAAGCTCCGTCCGTGGATGCAGCCCATCTATGACAATCTGGAATTCCTGTTTGATACGAAGAAGGCTGGAGATATCGATAAAATATTGATGGGCCTGGGAAGCATCCAGGTGGAGGCGCTGACCTATATCCGCGGACGCTCCATCCCGTCGCAATTCATCATTATCGATGAAGCGCAGAACCTGTCGCGCCACGAGGTGAAGACCATCGTCTCCCGCGCCGGTGAAGGCAGCAAGGTCATCCTGATGGGCGACCCCGAGCAGATCGACCATCCGTATCTGGATGCTGCAAGCAACGGGTTGAGCTATATCGTGGAGAAGTTCAAGCAGCAGGGCATCAGCGGACATATCACACTTGAGAAGGGTGAGCGTTCGCATCTGGCCCAGCTGGCTGCGGATCTGCTGTAA
- a CDS encoding YhcN/YlaJ family sporulation lipoprotein — protein MRKSMCLLMVLLLLTSCGIANKETSPSPQDKQSAGTLNSQGNSGVQTLSDDGRTDLEPGAGPVQPSDAGGKSDVALKDHFEQLALRVPGVNGAHCVVINNLAVVGIDVDGALTRSRVGSVKYSVAEAIRKDPKGMRVLVTADMDLNSRLAEMGKHIGKGHPVSGFASEMADIIGRIIPQLPEDIEPQGNTR, from the coding sequence ATGAGAAAATCAATGTGTCTGCTAATGGTACTGCTGCTGCTGACAAGCTGCGGTATCGCTAATAAAGAGACATCACCCTCTCCTCAGGATAAACAATCAGCTGGCACTTTAAACAGCCAGGGGAACAGCGGGGTGCAGACCTTGTCGGACGATGGCAGGACGGACCTTGAGCCTGGAGCCGGGCCGGTACAACCTTCAGACGCAGGGGGCAAAAGTGATGTTGCACTTAAGGATCATTTTGAACAATTGGCCCTGAGAGTTCCCGGTGTGAACGGCGCCCACTGTGTTGTGATTAACAACCTGGCTGTGGTCGGCATTGATGTCGACGGCGCCCTTACCCGTTCCCGGGTCGGAAGCGTGAAATATTCGGTGGCGGAAGCCATCCGCAAGGACCCGAAAGGGATGAGAGTGCTGGTCACCGCCGATATGGATCTGAACAGCAGGCTGGCCGAGATGGGCAAGCACATAGGCAAGGGACATCCGGTATCCGGGTTCGCCTCAGAGATGGCTGATATTATCGGCCGGATTATTCCCCAGCTGCCGGAGGATATCGAGCCTCAGGGCAATACAAGGTAG
- a CDS encoding pyridoxamine 5'-phosphate oxidase family protein, with translation MSEAVAQLNETLLAMLQSETFVLLNTVDAESGGPTSTAISWIYAVSPSVVRLAIDHRSRLVNNMKVNPRVTVTVFGEGTVHAINGHAAVRLDPLPDVPFKMCCFDVEIEAVRNALFYGAHLESAPKYAKVYDARAAEKLDGQVFAAMQKA, from the coding sequence ATGTCCGAAGCCGTTGCTCAGCTCAATGAAACTCTGCTAGCTATGCTGCAGTCGGAAACGTTTGTTCTGCTTAACACAGTGGATGCTGAATCCGGCGGCCCTACATCGACGGCGATTTCCTGGATCTATGCCGTGAGTCCCTCTGTGGTGCGGCTGGCGATAGACCACCGCTCCAGACTGGTGAACAACATGAAGGTGAACCCACGGGTGACGGTAACTGTGTTTGGCGAGGGTACGGTTCATGCGATCAACGGCCATGCCGCGGTCAGGCTTGACCCGCTGCCGGATGTGCCTTTTAAGATGTGCTGTTTTGATGTGGAGATTGAAGCAGTCCGCAATGCGCTGTTCTATGGCGCCCATCTGGAATCTGCTCCGAAATATGCGAAGGTATACGATGCGCGTGCAGCTGAGAAGCTGGACGGACAAGTGTTTGCCGCCATGCAAAAAGCCTAG